GCCAATATCCAAAAAGTCAAAATAAATCTTCCGCATATCCCACAATAGACAGTCTCATCCTAGAAAAATTGACCAGGCCCTCGGTAATAGCATTCTTCGAGGTGGGTGTGTTCTACGTCAGATAAAGGTGAAAGGTCTCACTTCTTCAATTTTCCAGCACTACCCCCCCCGAATCTTGATGGTATCACCCATCGGTATCCATTAGCCATGGGACACGGACCACAGCATGCTGACATCAAGAAAATCAGGGCTACCCCCCTCTTAGAATAATGGTTTCGCCCCAGCCTCTACAGATAGAGGGGGACGTAGGAAATACCAAGTCTCCAAAGAGGGGGTTAAAAAGTGACGGACTCACCCAAGAAGGTTCTAGGGCGGCTTGGGACGAGTCTTCTTCTTCAGCCCTAATGCGACGGGGTCTGGCAGGGCCTCGCTCCCGATAGACCCGGTACAACCGCGGGCCCAGAACGCAACTCAGCAGTTTCGCCATCTTAGGACGGACCCGAAgccgggcggcggcagcagcagcagcggcgggaAAAGGGGTGGGCAAACCAGGCGGAGCTACATTTCCGGGTTTCCTACAGGGAGACAAAGGGGCCGAAAGTGGTGTGGTTTTTCCAGAACGCAATCCCGGCGGGCAATATGAAACCACCCTTAAAGGCAACGTAGCCTTAGAAATATCCCCGTGTCCTTTATTTCAAAATCCTGACAAGTGTGTTTCATTTGCTTCCCATATATTCAGACCAGTTGTAGGTTCTTTCTTTTACGAAGGCCTATAGTTAGCATTTCGTATTTTTGGACTAACCATAGCTAACTGCAATTTGAGTTTGTTTTGAGGAATACAGAAATTAGCCATCACTAGCTccagctgatgaaacattaaCCACCAATCCTGGAGGTTTTGCTTAACAAAAAGGAATAATCAACCAGCAGATGTAACAACCTTAAAGTGCAATCCGATTGTGCCCTTATTGTATTGTGTAGTACTGGCTTGGCTTGTATTGGGTAGGggtggctgggggatactgggagttgtaatcccaaacatctgaagggcaccaggttggggaaatctggaatacagcattaaaaacaaaaacacaccatATAACAAAATAGCTGCTAAGATAGGTATTAACTAACGCATATACGACGTAATTCCCTGGAGCTCTTTTTAAAAGCTGAGGCCCTCCATGGAAACTCTTTAACAGGGAAGGGGAAAGCAGAGGACACGATCCAGATCCCACTGCTTCCCCTcctggcagtggggtggggtgaacatttacacagggctggtgccagactattttgcgccctaggcaaggtgagctactttcaccctccccccaaaaatgccatctttgatttttaagaacatatgtttcctggaaaaaataagcacaaaacttgaaactgctacatttattttaaagtgcaagaaatacgtcatgccaattatagcaaaaggaacgtctatgggcattatttaaaaggaatatcacctccaaatcatcccccccaatgcacacgtgcgcgcgcacacactcagcatcatcaCTCACTCCagacaaacacatgcatgaacacatgcattcactcaaagaccccatgcaccccattcacccatacattctccctctctctcttccgggcgcattccggaagtccgaacatggagccaacccacgcttcggctgggcgggcgcggggcgccatctcgcccgcccaggcccagctgaatcctcaggccgggctggATCACAGCCAACTCACGTGagtgctgcgcccggcgcccctcttagcttggtgcgctaggcggccgcctgagcggcctctatggtagcaccggccctgcatgtaCACGATGTAGTATTGCCtctcctcaacttggtgccctccagatgaataagagtacaacccccatcatcctcaAGCACTGGGTGGAGACATAGTatagcacatttggagggcaccaggttggggaaggctgatctataccagccttcctggACCTGGTACACTCCAAATTGTGTTGGACACCAACTCCCACTGTCTccagggagctgtagtccaacaccacaGGGGAAGATGAGTATTGTAGTTCTCCCCCTGCCTGCCATTTCCTCTTCTTAATATTTCAGTTCATGTTCCTTTTGATAAGTCATCACATCCAGCACCCTCAGGGTGTGACGGAAGCAGATATGGCTTCATGTTTGTCTTCTTTGCCTTCCTTTGACGCCTCAGTACTGTGGTGTTTTAAGGAAACGAAATTAACCGAGTAGACGAAACAGTCATATGGGGCACATAAGgcgagtcctgctggatcagaggaaggctccatctagtccaatttCCATCAGTGATTGACCAGCCAACAAAATCTCCCCTCCAAGAATGGGTGGTGTTCCTCAAAGCTTCATGGCTGCTGTTGGTGCTCTGGCTACAGTCTTTCTATGTTTGCGACTCTGTGGAGCTGAAAGTAAGAACTAAGCTCTTCCTGTTTGAATTTCATTTGTCTTGAGGGTTGGCGAAAATGTTGACGAGAACCTGTAAATACAGATATGTAAAAGGTGGGGCAGTACTCATGGATTGCTTTTTGTTTTCAAAGTTCCATGCGTTtgggcagggctggcatcaagggtaggcatggtgtgGGACACCTGCTGAGGGCACACACCCCAGAAGGGGCCAATTGACAAGAGGCCCCATCACCTGTTATTCCTCAGTGCAACCTGCTTCTTGCTccagcccagacaatggtgatggaAGTGCAGTAGTTTCCACTGCCTACTTCCTCTCTGGCTCCCTACCtattaagcaagcaagtggtagcaatgatgagaaagaggacaaggagcaatagcagctggtggcaatgacaGGGAGAAGGGGCTCATTGAGGGTTTCATGCCcacaggccctcaaaaacctggagccggcctGGCATTTGGGATTTGATAGAGGTGGGGCTTGGAAGAGGTacctttagcctggagaagagacaacgGATACATGTTCTCTATCTGACCATTTCTGTGTCTCTCTTACCCACTCTAATTATGCTACTggatagaccagccttctcctgccctccagatcggttggatttcaactcccatcagccccagccagcatggccaagtggtcagggggtgatgggagtaaTAATTCAACACAtcaaagaacataagagccatgctggattagaccaagggtccatctaattcagcattctgttcacgcagtggccgaccagctgttgaccaggaactcacaagcaggacatgggtgcaatagcaccctcccgcccatgttccacagcaactggtatataaagGCTTACAGCCACAGATTCTGGAGGTAgcgtagagccatcaggactagtagccaatgatagccttctcctccaggaatttatccaacctcttttaattggtggccatcactacatcgtgaggtagtgaattccatagtttaactatgtgctgtgtgaacagaagaacatcagaagagccccgctggatcagaccaagggtccatctagtccagcactctgttcacacagcggccaaccagctgtcaaccagggaaccacaagcaggacatgatccCACcgatgttccctagcaactggtgtattcattaaacaaaaaacctacggtttgcaaaacaacgttaaggctgtacCGTCTTCAACAAAGCACCCAAAAACacggaaattgggagttaagtcTCACAAGTCTAAACCCCACACCCTCTCCAAGGAGGcaaaaagtgccagtgaaattctcattctcccaaagcagataaatcatgacaggatggagaatatgataggcagaggtgactgtggggttgccTGGGTCAGAGAAACTGGCATTTCTTCtcggggagaaatgctggaccatcaagggtgagctactCCACCTTCCccacacctggagactttaaaagcaacacTGGAGCTTGGGAGGTGCTGCTGTTCTAacgaagttttttttttaaatcttatctggtttgttttgctgtacacttgtatttagtatattttttgaatattattgtgatgttgttgtagttttatattgttaaatattgtatattgttaaatattgttgcagttttaatttttgtaaaccgcccagagagcttcggctattgggtggtataaaactgcaataaatgaaatgaatatgaaataaattggtaaaagataGCTCAGAATAGTCTCAAAGCCAAAAACATGTTCCAAACGAGACgagaactcttcttctctcagaagggaggcaagaaccaggccaAGTCTACTTCTCAGACTTCAGGCCGCAAAACTCTCTGCCTTCAAGGAAAGCCAGggcctgcttatgaactaaagtttcctCAACATTCTGAATGCTGCATTATGAGCTTCCATaggctttcattcattttttttttaaaaaaataccctaaATTGAATTAAAACGAAAGAAAATCCATTCCACCTAGTAGAATAGAAAGGGAGTCCGGAAACGGCAACGGTTAACACATGGTGGCCATCTTGGCCCGGCCAGAGGCAAGCACAAATAGTTGCCAATActttttcagaaacacttttgcgtgactgagggttttttcttttcttttttctgttaactagtctttctccctcaatctttaaccaatgttcctgaaattttcaggttgtgtaaaataggcatttctttctggcacatgtaaatttcacgAAGATTGGTGGAAAAAAATCTCAATGTTAGAATGACGACCCCcgcccccaattacccctttataatggtagaatgctttcccTCCTGTCAAACCTTAACAAAGAACGCACTACCGTGCGTCCTTaaatataggcttgctgcctctgatactggaagggctccaggttggggaaggctgggataggCTGTAGTAGGGAAAAACCTTGGctcggtggtagagcacctgctttgtatgccaacggtcccaggccggatctacactagtcttataatgttgctagtgtccgtttctaacgtggttctctgtatcacggggcacactagcgttacttacgtttagctgcaatggtacttcagggcacattgctcaatcctttccgttcttcctcttctctgagagtaagcagagctgctcagtttgctctgcccacttcctgcctcgttcctagccagtgatagtcacaagcacacacaaactcacaagcacacacaaacttAATAAAAGTCCtcgggaatagcctgaatgcataggagccaggcactttgctgaagctaagatgggctgggtctggtcagggtttggatgggtgaccaagttgaaaagttttagcagcagccccagcgcttgagattatttcaaacacaccatttaagccccgctggtcatgagttttggacagGGAGCagggacccttgttaattttcctgcacggagctacagcgctcctttgagcgctcctcagcccctttgcaaagaggggggaaatgttaaaaaaaaatcataaaaaatcaaccgatgacccaattcgattaaaatttggtatttgaattattgtgccaattttggtgtctttatctataaagcttacgcagatgtatgcatttgtttaaaatcctgctcctgcgcccacagcagtggctcgggcgaatcttttgcaaaaggagcacaattaaggcaggatgcatgggagtacttcacaatcaaagcaggttctaaggtggaaaacttctgagtcctttgcatgcaattgtcagtgattgcacagtataacgctggtgtgatttatctgctgtagcagataagatagcaaacggggcgaaggaaggagaacaggaagtgggcggagcaaacccagcagctctgctactctcagagaagaggaagaggaaaattacaggtagaaggaggcacatgaatctgtagccgcgctgcaactaagaaatagaaccggtaagtagaactcatttacaatgttggagacccagggtcacgtgacactgtgcgtcacagtaacccattcaaaacgttagaataacagtgtagattcccacccagtTTCAATCCCTAGTATCTTCAGACAGGACTAGGGAAGGCGCTGTCAGAAATCCcaagacagctgctgccagtcagtgtagagaaTACAGAGCTATATGGACCAAAGGTATGACTTAGTACATGGCAGCATCCCATGTTGATTTGCTGTTGGTTTCTTTTTATCTCGGTGTTTTCAgttgatttgtttttatgttttaatcggggttgtgtttttaatctatgTTTTGTTATGGCTAGCTGGCTTGCGTGCCCTTTTTGGTGGAAAGGAAGGAGATAAATGAAAAAAACCAAATATGCTCCTATTGTTAGTTTCAGCTCCGACACTGGACAATAGCTTATCTGCCTCTgtctcagggccagccctaccatgaggcagagggaagcagctgcctcaagcagcagattttCAGCGTACtctaagattgtaagcctatgcggcagggccttgctatttactgttttactctgtacagcaccatgtacattgatggtgctatataaataaataaataaataataataataataacagcaagtGGCCAGTTATTTAATTTTCTGTTATGGTATTTTTAGAGTCAAGGATGGGGAGAGGTGCTGGATGAAATTTTCTGACTTGTGCGCCAGAATAACTTGTCTGGGTTTGGGTGGGAGGGATTGGAGGTACCTTTGGGTACACTGTCCTCGTCTGTCTGCCAGTTGTTAATATCCTATGCCTTCTAAGCTTTCGGAGCTTAATTCTGCCTTCTCTCCCTCAAAGTCGTATATGCAGAGAAAGGCTCATCGCACGAGCTTCCGTGTCCATGCCCATCCTGCTCTGGGGAGCCCAGGACAGTGTCCTGGCACTCTGTCCACCGAGGCAAGACAATCGACCTCTTCAGCAAACTGAAGAACAACCGCATAAACCGCCTCTCAGCCGGCTGGGACCACCTCAGTATGCTTCCAAATTACTCCCTTCACTTTAATAATGTGACAGACAACGATACTGGTAGATATTGGTGTGACGTGAACAATTATTATGACCTGGTGGTTGTCACAGGTGAGTGTAGTAGCATTTGAAGGATATTGAAAGTTGGATTGCAACGAAGGCTGGAATCCTGTGCATGTGTAGGCAGAAaaagaatcctacaactcccagcattccccagccaactcaTGGAAGATCCTAATTAGCCAACCACAAGTCAGCTGAAGCAGCATTGCCAACCCCAGAAGGGATGGTGAAGGTTCCCACAAGAATGCAGTTGAGACCATTTAGTTCAGTTAACAGTggctggctgagttcggacgacactctaatcaacggttgtttcacattctgttcctattacccccccccccccaatccctgtTGAttactgtgttgtccgaactcagtctGAATCTCACTCTGGCCTTGAAGGCTGAGACCTCAGGAGGTAACAGGCATGCAGGTGTTTGCAACCCTTCATGCCACACTGCAACCTGGTCAAAAGGAGTTAGGTATACAGTTAGAGCACAAAAAGAAGGTGGAATTCTTGACATATACTTTTAATGTCAAGATAATGTTGTAATGTgatgtaatgaagagggaatttcaccaggtgctgcatgcatgcaaatgtatttgtttgtttatttatttattacatttttataccgcccaatagccgaagctctctgggcggttcacaaaaattaaaaccataataaaacaacctgcaaatgacaccagctgaatttcttcttacaatacaactgttaaagatacaggagccctgttctcattttcatcctactttaattgtgcttcttagccaaaagacccgacctattttgctactagttttggagcgaatcatttgttgttttccgagcgacCACTGGgggtacaggagcaggatttgatacttttaagcttcaaattaaacaaatgcttacatctgtgtaagttttaaagataaagacatcaaaattggcacagtaatagatattaaggatagctttaagcataccaaatttgaatcggattgggtcatctgttgatttttttttaatgattttttacatttccccccttaaacccatttcctggcttgcaaaggatcttaggagcgctgccgcccggggtgtgatttagctagcaacaacaatggtgacaacttagcgctgtaggggataattcgagggaaacaggttcgCGGGATAAAGGTAAAAGTTTTCcacagcatttaaaaacacaattatttcttctttttcttctttccccaacTATATTAGGCCTCAGTTCATTTGCAAATGAATTGTCTAGGCCGGTTTTACAGTAATGCAGCCTCCTGCCTATGAACCAGGCAGTCCTAGAGTCCTGGCAGCAGTAGCCCCCGAAAAAGAGAGGCCTGAACACTCCCCCAACCCAATCCTATTCCCAATTGCTTCTTGAATTCAACATGGCACCTTAGtgacctttctctctctttcaggcaTCAAGCGAATGCTGGAGAGTCGTCGAGCGGGTACTGTGTGTTACGTCCTAAGCTGTTCTGTCTCTGTCAAGGAGTTGAACCAGAACGTGGCAAGCTGGTGGGAGGGCAAAGACCAGCTCCAGAAGGAAAACGAGCGGGCAGGATACACCACCTTCATTGGGCACAGGGCGTCCCAACTCCACATTTGTCTGCAAAAGGAGGcctcagagagagaggccagGGAAAGGACCATGAAGTGTCGCTTTGGTCAGATGGAGATCACCTTCAATTTGACTGGGAAAGAGCAGGAATTCTGTATTGGTGGCAGTTTACTGCCCTTTCCTCATGGTAAGATATTTTCCACGTATttggcctatttttttttttaaggtaaaccttccccaatattatttatttgtttaaaacatttcttggccgcctttcaggacaAAAGCCCCGCAAGGTGGCTTATAACAGTAAAGTACATAAAAACCATTaaagtattaaaagcaataaaaacataaacacaataaaatagcaattaaaaacagtaaaagtcAACGACAAAGCCAGCAACAATAATGGCAATAGCAGCGGCAGCAGATATCATTAGAAGGCtgtggtaaaataatatgttttcaaggccttcttaaaagcctgcgaGGGCATGGCGCCCTCGAGAGGTTTTGGAATAGTTTTCCCACCATCCTTGGCCAGTGCTTGCtaaggatgatggggattgtagtccaaaacatctggagggcaccatgccaGGGAAGGCTATTTTAGGGAATGTACTGTGTGGGTATTGGGAGAGGAGGCAGTGGAAATGCTAATTTCTTTAGATGTGTAGTGTAGGTTTGCAACTCCTCTACTCCATTAAAAAATTACAATCTCTCAGCTAGTTGCCAGATGCTTTGGGGTAAAAGCTGGATATCTGGATGGGTTGTCTGAATGCTTTTGAGCTAAATCAGTCACAAGCATTTAAGTGTACATGCTAGAGTGGTGCACTCCGTGCAGGCATCAAACTCAACTTCCAGCATACTGTGTTTTTTCATAGTCTCTCCAATATCTCTTGAATACAGTGGGATGATCACTTCTAGTTCCAATGCTCAGGCTGTGAGTGCTGTTGCTTAGGAAGTCAAATCAGCAGCATTCCTATACAAGATTAATTAGATATTAGCGGGCTTGGGAGAACTGTTAGGTTTGCAGAAGGGGGAATACTACAACCTTCCATGCCTCAGGCTCTGCCCTGGCATCCGAACTAGTCTGGTGATTTGTGGTGAAGCTGGACCTAAGATATCATGATTTTGTTctctgcttgtggctttcccttGATCTCTAGGGACGGTGGAAGATTGCCCATCCTCCCAGTGTCCAGAAAGCGGAAGAAATAGTGGGCCCTGGGTACCAATGGCGGTTTGCATCATACTGCAGTTTCTAATCATTTTCGCTCTGGTTGCAGCACTGTTGAGAAAGAGGCATCGGTAAGCCATGATGATATGAACTGGGGCTGGGAAAGGGTTAGCAATTACCAGACGTATGAGCGTAAGGACATAGAAGGCCATTTGAATGAGACCAATGGCCTAATccgtgcctgaaaccctggagaggcccTTCCtgtcagtggccccattcagaagacacttcaaaccacggctttaaccatggtggttaagctagaaagccttattcaccatagttaaagccatggtttaaggtgttttctgaacacggcctggctttctggcttaaccaccatggttaaagccgtgtgtcttctgaatggggccagtgttgataatactgggctagatggaccagtggtctgactcagtataaggccgcTTCTTGTGTTTCTATATGAAAGCGCCTTCATTGCCTTCATACATCGTTTTCTGACCTGCATTGTATAGGCTGGCTTGAAAATTCTCAGTTTGATCAGCTTGAACCAGGAAAAACCAGTGGCGGAACATACCTATTGACTTGCCTCTGGGACATTATCAACAGAGCTTCACTAAATGTTGTGTGAAGCTGAAGAACAGAtgtagagggaatctacacgtcgtactgaaggcgcttgcatgcgcccccagtacgcacCCAAAATGATGGTttattcctgcctacctgcagcccagaagagacggaggaggaggaggctggggattccggacgcgtccttgccgccgccgcctccccgccagcctcctgctgccggggtaagagcaacccaagtcggagagctcggcttccacttccgccgagctctccgacccgggtcgctcttaccctggcagcaggaggccggcggggaggcggcagcggcaaggacgcgtccggaatccccagcctcctcctcctccgtctcttctgggctgcaggtaggcaggaatacaccatcgtttggggggcatactgggggcgcatggaagcatcttcagtacgacgtgtagattccctcgtaGAAACAAATAAGTCTACGTGAGTTgataaaaaaaggaagaacaaaGGGGACAGGCGGCCTGAAGCATAAAGGGAGGAGCAAGACTAAAAGCTGATCCAGGCAAATTGCACAGAATGTAGGAAAATGGATCGCCAGCAAAACTGCTTCTATTCTAATGCTTTTGTATAAATCTATAGTGCGACCAAACCTGGAATACTGTCTACAGTTCTGATTGCTGTATCTCCAAAATGGATATTACAGAGCTCGAAAAGTTACAGCAAAGGGCAAAATGATAAAAGGGCTAGAGCAACATCCTTCTGAGGAAAGgctacaatgtttggggctttttaaccTAGAAAAAAGTAAGCgggacgtgatagaggtgtacaaaattatgcatggtgtggagaaagtggataggggagacatttttctccatttcgcataatactaggaccccatggggtcatcctatgaagctgattgatgggaaattcaggacagataaaagcaagtccttcttcacacagagcactGTTAAACTATGTTattcgctaccacaaaatgtagtgatggagACCAACTTAGGCTGCTTTAAGGGAAAttcgacaaattcatggagggtaaggctgTCAGTGTGTACTAGTCATCATGATGCTAAATATTGCCTCCGGCAatagaggcagtatgtctctgaataatagttgctggggaatacgaGCAGGAGGGGACTgtggcattcatgtcctgcttatgggcgtTCTGTGGGCATTTGTTTGGCCACTCCGGGGAACAGGATGTGGGCATGGAaaggcctctggtctgatccagcagggctcttctaa
This window of the Elgaria multicarinata webbii isolate HBS135686 ecotype San Diego chromosome 3, rElgMul1.1.pri, whole genome shotgun sequence genome carries:
- the LY6G6F gene encoding lymphocyte antigen 6 complex locus protein G6f translates to MGGVPQSFMAAVGALATVFLCLRLCGAEIVYAEKGSSHELPCPCPSCSGEPRTVSWHSVHRGKTIDLFSKLKNNRINRLSAGWDHLSMLPNYSLHFNNVTDNDTGRYWCDVNNYYDLVVVTGIKRMLESRRAGTVCYVLSCSVSVKELNQNVASWWEGKDQLQKENERAGYTTFIGHRASQLHICLQKEASEREARERTMKCRFGQMEITFNLTGKEQEFCIGGSLLPFPHGTVEDCPSSQCPESGRNSGPWVPMAVCIILQFLIIFALVAALLRKRHRQKHEHCVKQLSKDVSKSEYTPQLYENVKT